One Halobaculum sp. CBA1158 DNA segment encodes these proteins:
- a CDS encoding twin-arginine translocase subunit TatC has translation MTADSDPPEDSPADDDGDDAGGPESTDPPEDATDGGSDPDASAEPSTATADGDSDEPRDADDEESEIDRRSPFEDRGSDGDGDGDDGDGDGDGDDGDGDGDDGDDGDGDGDGDDGDDGDGDGDGDDDAGSDNYDGVEGIDGGFMPENHNAGGGDSDGDRDPDSDGDGAPDAEAVVREPEMEPEQPVPTPSVDEERGRDEPDGVGAGGDAPAAPDEDLTAAEKGMAAVNKGVDALGGGEDGPSADQEMPLTEHIEEMMRRLGVVFAIAGVVVVAVLLVGTVSPTIPSAEEIIAFLWDTHVGFEQNAPRVYGPLEFLLTKLKVASLAGLLVGLPVFVYQTYRFMRPGLYPHERRYYLAAVPTSLVLGLVGVAFAHFIVLPAIFNYFISYTEDSAVLAFSLRETFNLILLLMGYMAIVFQIPLFIQLAIMMGIVTREWMEDRRLLFWSAFVGLAFIVSPDPTGMSPIIVGATMIVLFEGTLALLRWTGN, from the coding sequence ATGACTGCGGACTCGGACCCGCCGGAGGACTCCCCGGCGGACGACGACGGCGACGACGCCGGCGGTCCCGAGTCCACCGACCCACCCGAGGACGCCACCGACGGCGGTTCCGACCCCGACGCGTCGGCCGAGCCGTCGACCGCGACCGCCGACGGCGATTCGGACGAACCACGCGACGCAGACGACGAGGAGTCCGAGATCGACCGTCGGAGCCCGTTCGAGGACCGCGGCAGCGACGGCGACGGTGATGGCGACGACGGCGACGGCGACGGCGATGGCGACGACGGCGACGGCGATGGCGACGACGGCGACGACGGCGACGGCGACGGCGATGGCGACGACGGCGACGACGGCGACGGCGACGGCGATGGCGACGACGATGCAGGGTCCGACAACTACGACGGCGTGGAGGGTATCGACGGGGGGTTCATGCCCGAGAATCACAACGCCGGCGGCGGTGACTCCGACGGCGACCGCGATCCTGACAGCGACGGCGACGGCGCGCCGGACGCCGAGGCGGTCGTGCGGGAGCCGGAAATGGAGCCGGAGCAGCCGGTACCGACGCCGTCGGTCGACGAGGAGCGGGGTCGAGACGAGCCGGACGGCGTCGGCGCGGGCGGCGACGCGCCGGCCGCCCCCGACGAGGACCTGACGGCCGCCGAGAAGGGGATGGCGGCGGTGAACAAGGGCGTCGACGCGCTCGGCGGCGGCGAGGACGGGCCGAGCGCGGACCAGGAGATGCCGCTGACCGAGCACATCGAGGAGATGATGCGGCGGCTCGGCGTCGTGTTCGCGATCGCCGGCGTCGTCGTGGTCGCGGTGTTGCTCGTCGGGACGGTCTCGCCGACGATCCCCAGCGCCGAGGAGATCATCGCGTTCCTGTGGGACACGCACGTCGGCTTCGAGCAGAACGCCCCGCGGGTGTACGGCCCGCTGGAGTTCCTCCTGACGAAGCTGAAGGTGGCGTCGCTGGCGGGGCTGCTCGTCGGCCTGCCGGTGTTCGTCTACCAGACGTACCGCTTCATGCGCCCCGGGCTCTACCCCCACGAACGGCGCTACTACCTGGCGGCCGTCCCGACGAGCCTCGTGTTGGGGCTGGTCGGGGTCGCGTTCGCACACTTCATCGTCCTGCCGGCGATCTTCAACTACTTCATCAGCTACACCGAGGACAGCGCGGTGCTGGCGTTCAGTCTCCGGGAGACGTTCAACCTCATTCTCCTGTTGATGGGCTACATGGCGATCGTCTTTCAGATCCCGCTGTTCATCCAGCTCGCGATCATGATGGGTATCGTCACCCGCGAGTGGATGGAGGACCGCCGGCTGCTGTTCTGGTCGGCGTTCGTCGGGCTGGCGTTCATCGTCTCTCCGGACCCGACCGGGATGTCGCCGATCATCGTCGGCGCGACGATGATCGTGCTCTTCGAGGGGACCCTCGCGCTGTTGCGCTGGACCGGGAACTAG